Within the Streptomyces sp. NBC_00554 genome, the region CCAAGAACATCAGCCAGTTCGCGGACCGCGACAGCGACCCGGGCTTCATCTCCACCGTCGTACTCCCCGGCCTGACCGAGTGGCTGAGCCACCCCGACGACGGCACCGAAACGCTGAAGAAGATCGAGTCCCAGCGCTCGCGCTACTTCAAGGCCTGACCAGGACCGGAAAGGTCTCACGCACCGTGTCCTCCCTCCCCTCACCCCGTACGATCCGCAAGCGCGCCCGCAGTCTCGGCCGCGGTGACCGGATCTTCCTCACCGTCATCATCGGCATCCCCCTTGCCGCGCTGCTCTTCTTCGTCTGGCTGCCCGCACTGGCCTCGCTCGCGCTGTCCTTCACCACCTGGGACGGCATCGAACTGGCCGACATCCAGTGGATCGGCCTGGAGAACTACAAGGAGATCTTCACCAACTACCCGCCGTTCTGGCCCGCGGTGCAGCACAACGTGATCTGGCTGCTGTTCACGGCACTGCTGCCCACGCCGTTCGGCATCTTCCTCGCCTACCAGTTGGACCGGAAAATCCGCTTCACGAAGTTCTACCAGACCGCGATCTTCCTGCCGATGGTGCTCTCCCTGGCCGTCGTCGGCTTCATCTGGGAGATCATCTACAACCCGGACACGGGACTCCTCAACGGCATCCTGAACGCCGCCGGAGACGGCAACCACATCGACTGGCTCGGCAACCCCGACCTCAACCTGTGGGCCGTGCTCGTCGCTTCGGCCTGGCGGCACACCGGCTACATCATGATCCTTTATCTGGCCGGCCTGAAGGGCTTCGACCCGGCGCTCAAGGAAGCAGCGGCGCTCGACGGCGCCAACGGCCGCCAGACCTTCCTGCGGGTGGTCTTCCCGGCCCTGAAGCCGGTCAACATCATCATCCTGGTCGTCACGGTCATGGAGTCCCTGCGGGCCTTCGACATCGTGTACGTCCTCGGTGGCGGCGTCGGCAGCAAACCCGGCATGGAACTGCTCTCCCTCCTCATCACCGACAACATCATCGGCGAGTCCAGCCACATCGGTTACGGGTCCGCCCTCGCGGTCATCCTGCTCCTGGTCTCCCTTGCCGCCATCGGCACCTTCCTCGTCCAGACCGTCCGCAAGGAGGACCAGTGACCACGACCGTGCCGCGTCCGGCCTCCCGACTGCGGGCCCGGCGCGAATCCCAGTCCCAGGACGGCCCCTCGAAGCCCCGCAGCCAGGCCGGCCGCCATGTGCTGCTGGGCGGCATCGCCCTGCTCTGGCTCATCCCGCTGCTGTGGGCGATCTACACCTCGCTGCGTCCGTACTCGGACACCGCGAAGAACGGCTATCTCTCCTGGCCGCACAGCCTGAGCCTCGGCAACTTCACGGACGCCTGGGAACAGTCCGGGATGCCGCACTTCTTCTGGAACTCGGTCCTCATCACGGTCCCCGCGGTCCTGGGCACCCTGCTGTTCTCTGCGGCGGTCGCCTTCTTCGTCTCCCGCTTCGACTTCCGCTGGAACATCGTCCTGCTGATGCTGTTCACCGCGGGCAACCTGCTGCCGGCGCAGGTCCTCATCACCCCGCTGTACAAGCTGTATCTCCTCATCCCGCTGCCCTACTGGATGACGGACTCGCTGCTTATGTACAACTCGATCTGGGGCATCATCTTCATCCACATCGCCTACCAGTGCGGGTTCTGCACCTTCGTCCTCAGCAACTACATGAAGACGATCCCCAAGGAGATCTCCGAGGCGGCGCTGGTGGACGGCGCCCAGGTCTGGCGGCAGTTCTTCCAGATCATCCTGCCGCTGTGCCGCCCGGCGTTCGCGGCCCTCGCGACGCTCGAATCGATCTGGATCTACAACGACTTCTTCTGGCCGCTGGCCCTTATCGAGACCGGCGACAAGCGCCCCATCACCTCGGCCCTGGCCAACCTCCAGGGCGCGTACTTCACCAATCCCAACCTCATCGCGGCCGGTGCGCTGATGACCGCGATCCCCACGCTGCTGGTGTACTTCGCGCTTCAGCGCCAGTTCATCAGCGGACTCACCATCGGCTCCGGAAAGGGCTGAGCCGCCGGAACGCAGGGGCTTGAGCCGCCCCGTGCCCCCAACCGTCCCGTTGACAACGTCGTCCTGGAGGTCGGACCCATGCGGTCATCGTCGTTCTTCACCATGCCCGGAGCCACCTCGCGCTCCGGCCGCCGCGCCATAAGATCGCTGCTCGTCATCGCCCTCACCGCGGGCGTCGCCACAGCCGTCCCGGCGGCTCAGGCGGACACGCCCACCGCGACTCCCGCCGCCACCGCCGCCGAGGTGGCCGCCAAGCCCTACATGGGCTGGTCGAGCTGGAGCATGCAGTCCTCGAAGTACCCGGGCCTCAACCCGGACGGCGACTACAGCTACCTCACCGAGGCGAACGTCCTGAAGCAGGCGGACGCCCTCGCCTCCAAGTTGAAGAACTACGGCTACGAGTACGTCAACATCGACGCCGGCTGGTGGATGGACAAGAACTGGAAGTCCGGGTTCGACCAGTACGGCCGACAGACGCCCGACCCGGTCCGGTTCCCCAGCGGCATGAAGTCGGTCGCCGACCACATCCACTCCCTGGGCCTCAAGGCCGGCATCTACCTGCCCGTCGGTCTGGAGAAGGGCGCCTACAACGACGGCAAGACGCCGATCTGGAACGCCGAGAACTGCA harbors:
- a CDS encoding carbohydrate ABC transporter permease gives rise to the protein MSSLPSPRTIRKRARSLGRGDRIFLTVIIGIPLAALLFFVWLPALASLALSFTTWDGIELADIQWIGLENYKEIFTNYPPFWPAVQHNVIWLLFTALLPTPFGIFLAYQLDRKIRFTKFYQTAIFLPMVLSLAVVGFIWEIIYNPDTGLLNGILNAAGDGNHIDWLGNPDLNLWAVLVASAWRHTGYIMILYLAGLKGFDPALKEAAALDGANGRQTFLRVVFPALKPVNIIILVVTVMESLRAFDIVYVLGGGVGSKPGMELLSLLITDNIIGESSHIGYGSALAVILLLVSLAAIGTFLVQTVRKEDQ
- a CDS encoding carbohydrate ABC transporter permease; the encoded protein is MTTTVPRPASRLRARRESQSQDGPSKPRSQAGRHVLLGGIALLWLIPLLWAIYTSLRPYSDTAKNGYLSWPHSLSLGNFTDAWEQSGMPHFFWNSVLITVPAVLGTLLFSAAVAFFVSRFDFRWNIVLLMLFTAGNLLPAQVLITPLYKLYLLIPLPYWMTDSLLMYNSIWGIIFIHIAYQCGFCTFVLSNYMKTIPKEISEAALVDGAQVWRQFFQIILPLCRPAFAALATLESIWIYNDFFWPLALIETGDKRPITSALANLQGAYFTNPNLIAAGALMTAIPTLLVYFALQRQFISGLTIGSGKG